The following proteins come from a genomic window of Anguilla rostrata isolate EN2019 chromosome 17, ASM1855537v3, whole genome shotgun sequence:
- the LOC135243789 gene encoding uncharacterized protein LOC135243789 isoform X1, giving the protein MSLCTTLLLSFLVVQTHTFDFQGGLMTFMPVKRHSNGTISVSFHYKESYRGPCAHQLSWGCGSGDCGQTILAGVTDADKDVSDQRLWCQSEGLILRSLPSDEPFTLRDTGCCWVSNLNNAVDWTLVTTVDMGTRSDTHNLNKSPVMTTVPTIRIAQNCFTTFPLLSHDPDGDQVRCRFEQANTCEKNSCLQHPNFTLNETLCTLQMNNTPSIGVHVFKMVVEDYPTQAITLSYSNGDSSVRNPLDLSVNNSNLVPLSQLPLHFAVEIGSPLATCGSGVVRPQFLFPTPVHGDVHYAVLGQPLTLTLRAQATDSLIYDFQLSGPYNMTKNSFQNDSNGIVQVYVTWTPQENDVFQHLPVCFTAETRESQSEMRCIVVIVERDTLLSVDADISCMDSTISMTLPKDRMQGVEASQLHLKDPTCSLYSNETHIMATFSLSSCGTQILDNGDHIMFKNEINSVKETSVITRRNLVKIPFSCSYPKQAYVSANFRNHKSDYVFTETGFGSFSFSFDFYTDNTFQSKIAPTSYPVEVKLLDKIHVGIHGHSSLSNLVLFVDSCKATPDDNPNNALFYDIIKNGCALDETLIISPGNKTEFKFEIQAFKFSGEFEEVYISCSVIMCDATSSQSRCAQGCVSNPISRRKRELLFQTHKHIITQGPLQLQRHTSSISDRSSSANQSLNAGTLVFAGLFVAAVLVLAGVMVYYRRSIKPLDRTYLLSSS; this is encoded by the exons ATGAGTCtgtgtactacactgctgctcagcTTTCTGGTCGTTCAGACCCACACCTTTGACTTCCAGGGTGGACTGATGACTTTTATGCCTGTGAAACGACACTCGAATGGAACTATTTCA GTGAGCTTCCACTACAAAGAGTCTTACagagggccgtgtgcacaccaGCTCTCCTGGGGCTGTGGAAGTGGAGACTGTGGGCAGACCATTCTTGCTGGAGTGACAGACGCAGACAAGGATGTCTCAGACCAGCGCCTCTGGTGTCAATCTGAGGGTCTCATTCTGAGAAGTCTTCCAAGTGATGAACCATTCACACTGAG AGACACAGGTTGTTGCTGGGTTTCTAATCTCAATAATGCAGTAGATTGGACACTGGTCACCACAGTGGATATGGGGACGCGCTCTGACACCCACAACCTCAACAAATCTCCTGTCATGACAACTGTTCCAACTATCAG AATTGCCCAAAATTGTTTCACAACATTCCCACTTCTGTCCCATGATCCGGACGGGGATCAAGTCAGATGCCGGTTTGAACAAGCCAACACGTGTGAGAAGAATTCCTGCCTTCAACATCCAAACTTCACTCTCAATGAG ACTCTCTGTACTCTACAAATGAACAACACACCAAGTATAGGCGTGCACGTGTTTAAAATGGTGGTGGAAGATTACCCAACTCAAGCCATAACATTGTCATACAGTAATGGGGACTCTTCTGTCAGAAATCCACTGGATTTGTCTGTGAACAACAGCAACCTTGTTCCTCTCAGCCAACTACCTTTGCACTTTGCAGTTGAGA TTGGCTCCCCGTTGGCGACCTGTGGCTCTGGAGTTGTGAGGCCTCAGTTCCTGTTTCCCACCCCTGTACATGGAGATGTCCACTATGCTGTTCTGGGCCAACcactcaccctcaccctgcGAGCACAAGCAACAGATTCCCT GATATATGACTTTCAGCTCAGTGGACCTTACAACATGACTAAGAACTCATTCCAGAATGACAGCAATGGAATTGTCCAAGTGTATGTAACCTGGACGCCTCAGGAGAATGATGTTTTCCAGCACCTTCCTGTTTGCTTCACTGCAGAGACGAGGGAGAG TCAATCTGAGATGAGATGCATCGTTGTGATCGTTGAAAGGGACACTCTGTTGTCAG TTGATGCTGACATCTCCTGCATGGATAGCACAATATCCATGACTCTGCCTAAGGACAGAATGCAGGGAGTGGAGGCCAGCCAACTACACCTAAAGGACCCAACCTGCTCCCTCTATTCCAATGAAACCCACATAATGGCCACTTTCTCCCTCAGCTCCTGTGGAACACAGATCTTG GATAATGGTGACCACATCATGTTCAAAAATGAGATCAACTCTGTCAAGGAGACCTCAGTCATAACCAGGAGGAATCTTGTCAAGATCCCCTTCTCGTGCAGCTATCCCAAACAGGCTTACGTTTCGGCCAACTTCAGGAATCACAAATCCGATTATGTGTTCACCGAGACAGGCTTTGGCAGCTTCAGCTTCTCCTTTGATTTCTATACTGACAATACTTTCCAGAGCAAAATTGCCCCTACCTCTTATCCTGTAGAAGTGAAGCTGCTGGATAAGATTCACGTGGGCATCCATGGTCATTCCTCTCTCTCAAATCTCGTGCTGTTTGTGGACTCCTGCAAGGCCACCCCAGACGACAACCCAAACAACGCTTTGTTTTACGACATCATCAAAAATGG CTGCGCATTGGATGAAACCCTCATCATTTCCCCAGGAAATAAAACTGAGTTCAAGTTTGAAATTCAAGCTTTCAAATTCAGTGGAGAGTTTGAAGAG GTGTACATCAGCTGCAGTGTGATCATGTGTGATGCTACCAGCTCCCAGTCCAGGTGCGCGCAGGGCTGTGTGTCCAACCCAATCAGTCGACGCAAACGGGAGCTGCTCTtccagacacacaagcacatcatCACCCAGGGgccactgcagctgcagaggcACACCAGTTCCA TTTCAGACAGAAGCTCCAGTGCTAACCAGAGCTTAAACGCAGGCACCCTGGTCTTCGCTGGGCTATTTGTTGCAGCAGTACTCGTGCTAGCTGGAGTGATGGTCTACTACCGGAGGAGTATCAAGCCACTTGACCGCACCTATCTCCTGTCCTCATCTTAG
- the LOC135243789 gene encoding uncharacterized protein LOC135243789 isoform X2 — protein MSLCTTLLLSFLVVQTHTFDFQGGLMTFMPVKRHSNGTISVSFHYKESYRGPCAHQLSWGCGSGDCGQTILAGVTDADKDVSDQRLWCQSEGLILRSLPSDEPFTLRDTGCCWVSNLNNAVDWTLVTTVDMGTRSDTHNLNKSPVMTTVPTIRIAQNCFTTFPLLSHDPDGDQVRCRFEQANTCEKNSCLQHPNFTLNETLCTLQMNNTPSIGVHVFKMVVEDYPTQAITLSYSNGDSSVRNPLDLSVNNSNLVPLSQLPLHFAVEIGSPLATCGSGVVRPQFLFPTPVHGDVHYAVLGQPLTLTLRAQATDSLIYDFQLSGPYNMTKNSFQNDSNGIVQVYVTWTPQENDVFQHLPVCFTAETRESQSEMRCIVVIVERDTLLSVDADISCMDSTISMTLPKDRMQGVEASQLHLKDPTCSLYSNETHIMATFSLSSCGTQILDNGDHIMFKNEINSVKETSVITRRNLVKIPFSCSYPKQAYVSANFRNHKSDYVFTETGFGSFSFSFDFYTDNTFQSKIAPTSYPVEVKLLDKIHVGIHGHSSLSNLVLFVDSCKATPDDNPNNALFYDIIKNGCALDETLIISPGNKTEFKFEIQAFKFSGEFEEVYISCSVIM, from the exons ATGAGTCtgtgtactacactgctgctcagcTTTCTGGTCGTTCAGACCCACACCTTTGACTTCCAGGGTGGACTGATGACTTTTATGCCTGTGAAACGACACTCGAATGGAACTATTTCA GTGAGCTTCCACTACAAAGAGTCTTACagagggccgtgtgcacaccaGCTCTCCTGGGGCTGTGGAAGTGGAGACTGTGGGCAGACCATTCTTGCTGGAGTGACAGACGCAGACAAGGATGTCTCAGACCAGCGCCTCTGGTGTCAATCTGAGGGTCTCATTCTGAGAAGTCTTCCAAGTGATGAACCATTCACACTGAG AGACACAGGTTGTTGCTGGGTTTCTAATCTCAATAATGCAGTAGATTGGACACTGGTCACCACAGTGGATATGGGGACGCGCTCTGACACCCACAACCTCAACAAATCTCCTGTCATGACAACTGTTCCAACTATCAG AATTGCCCAAAATTGTTTCACAACATTCCCACTTCTGTCCCATGATCCGGACGGGGATCAAGTCAGATGCCGGTTTGAACAAGCCAACACGTGTGAGAAGAATTCCTGCCTTCAACATCCAAACTTCACTCTCAATGAG ACTCTCTGTACTCTACAAATGAACAACACACCAAGTATAGGCGTGCACGTGTTTAAAATGGTGGTGGAAGATTACCCAACTCAAGCCATAACATTGTCATACAGTAATGGGGACTCTTCTGTCAGAAATCCACTGGATTTGTCTGTGAACAACAGCAACCTTGTTCCTCTCAGCCAACTACCTTTGCACTTTGCAGTTGAGA TTGGCTCCCCGTTGGCGACCTGTGGCTCTGGAGTTGTGAGGCCTCAGTTCCTGTTTCCCACCCCTGTACATGGAGATGTCCACTATGCTGTTCTGGGCCAACcactcaccctcaccctgcGAGCACAAGCAACAGATTCCCT GATATATGACTTTCAGCTCAGTGGACCTTACAACATGACTAAGAACTCATTCCAGAATGACAGCAATGGAATTGTCCAAGTGTATGTAACCTGGACGCCTCAGGAGAATGATGTTTTCCAGCACCTTCCTGTTTGCTTCACTGCAGAGACGAGGGAGAG TCAATCTGAGATGAGATGCATCGTTGTGATCGTTGAAAGGGACACTCTGTTGTCAG TTGATGCTGACATCTCCTGCATGGATAGCACAATATCCATGACTCTGCCTAAGGACAGAATGCAGGGAGTGGAGGCCAGCCAACTACACCTAAAGGACCCAACCTGCTCCCTCTATTCCAATGAAACCCACATAATGGCCACTTTCTCCCTCAGCTCCTGTGGAACACAGATCTTG GATAATGGTGACCACATCATGTTCAAAAATGAGATCAACTCTGTCAAGGAGACCTCAGTCATAACCAGGAGGAATCTTGTCAAGATCCCCTTCTCGTGCAGCTATCCCAAACAGGCTTACGTTTCGGCCAACTTCAGGAATCACAAATCCGATTATGTGTTCACCGAGACAGGCTTTGGCAGCTTCAGCTTCTCCTTTGATTTCTATACTGACAATACTTTCCAGAGCAAAATTGCCCCTACCTCTTATCCTGTAGAAGTGAAGCTGCTGGATAAGATTCACGTGGGCATCCATGGTCATTCCTCTCTCTCAAATCTCGTGCTGTTTGTGGACTCCTGCAAGGCCACCCCAGACGACAACCCAAACAACGCTTTGTTTTACGACATCATCAAAAATGG CTGCGCATTGGATGAAACCCTCATCATTTCCCCAGGAAATAAAACTGAGTTCAAGTTTGAAATTCAAGCTTTCAAATTCAGTGGAGAGTTTGAAGAG GTGTACATCAGCTGcagtgtgatcatgtga